Below is a genomic region from Zea mays cultivar B73 chromosome 9, Zm-B73-REFERENCE-NAM-5.0, whole genome shotgun sequence.
GCAGAGATGCGCATGTTACATTGGTTTGGTCGGCACACAAGAAGGGATAGAGTCCGAAACGTAGATATTCAGGATAGCCGATAGGGTCGTGGTGGCACCAATTGAGGAGAAATTGATTCAACatcggttgagatggtttggacatgtctAAAGGAGACCTCTTGAGGCGCCGGTGCGTAGAGGGATTTTGGAGCGGGTCGATAATGTAAAAAGAGGTAGGGGTCGACCTAAAATAACTTGGGACAAGGGAGTTAAGAGAGCTTAAGGAGTGGAATATCTCCAAGGAATTAGCTAAGGATAGGTGCTCTTGGAGACTAGCAATCAATGTGCCCGAACCATGATCTTTGCCTTTTTTCCCTTAACTCTACCGTCTTTCTTTTACCCTTTCGGTTTTTTTCTATCCTTGTTTCTTgtgggtttcatctctagcctaccccaacttgctatgttgttgttgttgtatgaAACTACTTCTATGTGATACTATAATCAACTATACATGCCAAAAGGCTACTAAGATAGGTTTTAAACCGATTTTTTTGTGTTCTAGTAAAATTTGAATGCCCATTCTCTAAATCCAGGGCACGTCCCTGCTGGATGGAGGTGCAGAAGGTGGCGTTGAGATGGAGGGTGTGGGTCTCATGATTCCTGAGAGAGCGAGCTAGAGGTGGCACGTCGTGCCATTGTGCTCTGCTCCCTAATGATCCAACACAACTCAGGGGAGATGGTGCTGGAGATCTAGCAGATGATGATGATGTCCATCCGATCGCAACATGAATCAGTGTTTGACGGAGGGTTAGACAAGACGCGGCCGACGAGGGTGTTCCGTGTGAGAGCAAGTAGCACCTGATCATACCAGCAGGATTAATTGTCGGAGGAGGATGATCGTCACCAACAATCAGACGCCGGGAACATCGGTTGCATGGCTGTGGAGATTGGCGATGGTGGCAACCTCGTAAGTTGCAAGACGTCCTGTGGGGACGCCCTAGGGTGGGGGCCGGTGGTCGTGGGGTGTTGTAGGCCCAAACCTTATCGGGTGGCGACAGCCTTTGCTTGAGGGAGCAGCAGCGGCCTTTCTCCTATTCGAGAAGGGTGGCTGCCTAGACGTGAGCGTGTGCTTTGGCAGCCTTTTTTTGGCAACCTGAGCTGTGACGAGCATGTCGTCGATCTTCTTGTGGAAGGCCACAACCTCATCAACATGGGCATGGGGCACGATCCTCGACAGTTGACGAGGTCCTTGCCATGGGTGCAGAGGTGGGGTGAAATGCGTGTGCGTTGCTGTGGCGACACAGCACAAGGGTGGCAGCGTCCCTAGAGGGGTGGTTGCCAGGGGAGGAGCAGAAATGAGATTGGACTTGGATGCTAAGTTAGAGGCAGTTTTGCGACAGAAATAGATGCATCTATTATGTGTTCGGGAACACATATATAGTCGTAGAGGTGGGTGGCTAGGGAAACACTAGGCACCAATGGGCTGGTCCCAGCCTCATGCAGGAGATGGGCCAGGCCCAATATGTATAAATCATAATACACATATCTGCAGCAATTAGTATTCTAACATTGTGATCCAATCTTGTTAGTGCCAACTTGACAAAAATCTTTTGGCCTAAATAATCTCTGCTCAGCCAGCAATTTTAAGCTCCGTGCATCCCTCCTTGGTAGATTTCATTAACTAGAAATTTCTTGTCTAATTGGTATGAGGTCCAAACAAGCCTTAAACAACTAGGTGCACTTACTTCATTTTGGGTTTGTTACAATTTATGTCAATACTGACAGCATCTTGTAAGGATGTGACCCATAGTAGATTCTCCTTGAGCAGTTTTGTGATTGTCACACTTACACTAGTAGAGAACAGATCTTTGAttcaacacattagtcatagctagAGTTGGGCCCATGACTAATGTGAGCATTAGTTCTGGGTCCAAGTTTCATGTGCATTGGACGACCTTTAGTCCGGTGGGCTAAAGGGTCTACATTAGTCTTGGTTGGTGTTACCAACCTGGATTAAAGAGCTTTGAGCCATTAGTTCCGGTTGATAACATCAACCTAGACTAAAAGGGTCATTCACGAATTAGTTCAAAAGGAAAGTATCCCATTCCCATCCAAAGTCACATGTGCTGTAAGATCTTGGGTGAGTCCCATGAATCGCATGGGTGGGAGTTTGTGCCAATTTTTTTTAAGGCCTTGCAGAGACGCAGACCCTTTAGTCCCTGTTCAGGCATCCGGGACTAACAGACCATGCCCTTTAGTCCCAGATCCCTAGTCCTGGTTGGAAATCAGGACTATAGCCAGTTTTTGTACTGGTGTTATATTCACTCTTGCATGTATATTGGCCTTTTGAGTATGCTAATTAAGGGCAGCATACTTGATTATTTAATACTTAAATATGACAATTCTTCCTTGTGCTCTTTACATGCAAAAGAACTCTTGTCATTACTTTGTCTTCTTATCCTTTTGTTGCTAACTACGTCCAGTCTTTTAAGAAGATGCGTTCAGTGAAAAGTTGCGGTTTTGCAGGAAATTTCTTTAGAATACGCAGTGCTTTTGCGTATGGGGCGAAAAGGCTCGGAAAGTTACTTGAATGTCCAAAAGAAGCTTTAATTCCTGAATTAAACCAGTTCTTCACAAATACATGGATAAGACATGGGAGTGGAAGTCGTCCTGATGTGCCTATCCCAAGTCTGGTTGATGTGCGGCCTATGAAGGTTGTTTCTTCTGTAGTGTCAAGCAGCCAGAGAAGTTTAGCGGCATTCAAGAAAAAAGTTGAAAATCCTAAACTTCATGTTAATCAGGATAATCTTCGTCCGAATCAAGATAATCTCACTGGAGTTGGTGACATACATTACCGTAATCTACCAAGAACAGTTAATCCTTCAGTTTCTCATGTTCAGCACCAAAAAAGTTATACACCACAAGGCAATGCTAAGGTCTCTGAACAGCTTGAAAGAAATAACTCAGACGGATTGATGCAAAGTGCAAGGGATAAGAGAGTGCCAAATGGTCTCTTTGTCAATGACAGAAATGGGCAGAACAGGTCCAGATTTGCAAGGACCCGATCAAGTCCTGAACTCACAGACTCGTCTACTGAAGGATTTCGTGGTAGGCGGACTAATGCAGTTGGTATGGAAAAATCTTTTGGTGTTGATTACAGCAGAAGAAACATCTTGATTCCAGAAGTGTCTAGCAACCACAGCACTAAGTCTTCACAAGATGAATCAGTGTCTTCCATGAATGGTTCATCTCACCCTAGTGCATTGGCAGCTTCTGACTCAAATAGCGTTTCAAGCAGCTTTCGTGATGATAATGGTTTTGTGATGAATGAAGAACTCCCTTCTGTTTCTGAATCATCGGATATGCACCACGATGAACAAGTTCTGGCTAATTTAATGGAATCCATGAAGTTGCATGGATTCAACGGACAGATTCAATTGCCAATGCAAATACCTTCTCATTTGTCTGTAGCGCATCCCCCTTTACTGGCTCCAACAACTTATTCACAAAAGCATTTGGCTGGGGTTCCACCAGCTAACTTAATTGGGACACCATGGTTGCCCAATATGCAGTTCCTGCATGGATTTGTTCCACCTATGGCCCATTACATACACAATCCAAATTTTGCACCAAACATCGAGGATGGTACTGAGACTGAAAAACCTAATACATCAGATGTGAATCATGATGCTGGCAAAACTTGGCAAGAGTATGGTGTTGGGTTTTCTAGACATTTTGATCCTGAAGCAAGAGATCCTCACTTCTATGGTATTGATGGCAAGGAGCATTCCTCTTTGCCTAATGGTGTACCAGGTGCTCCCTTGGAAAGGCAGATGAAATTCACAGTTGAGAAtaatgttgtaggtgatgaaacttaTACTGGCATGTTCCAAATTCATACAGGTAGAGAACCTGCTGTAGATTATTCTAAGAGGAGTGGTTATGGGAATGTTCCGTCTTCACATGCCAGTTCATCCAAAGGCAAAACTCTGGATTCGAGTTCATGGGATGAAATGACTGTAAATACAACAATACCACCAAGAGAAAATTGGGGAAAAAGACCTGCCTTTGTGGCACCTGCCACGACTACACATGGCAATACTGGGTGGCAGATGGGAAATATCACTGAGCATCTCGCAGCTGAAGTTAATGATGGCCCCAGAAATGGGACAGTGGTACCAATCATCACTGAAGCTTCTGAGATAGTAACAGGGTCTGATTCTTTTTCATCAAAATCAAGAACTAGTCAAGTACCCAATGAGCTTGATCCATCACAAGTTGGCATGCCTAATCCAGTGTTTACACCTTTTCTTATTGGATCACCACAGCATAGGCAAGCTGATAGCTCTGGACTTACTTTTGTTCCAACAGGTCCACCAGTTCCTTTTGTTGTGCTCCCGTTTGTTCCAGGGAATAATGATGGTTCTGGCCCCCAGTTTGAGAGAAGCGAAGGAATTGATCAGCTTCCTGCCAATACTGTAGGTCAATTTTTTGGTTCACTTAATGATGTTCACCAACAAGATTCCAGTGCTATCTCAACAGTATCGTCCAGTACTATGACTGAGCCATCTGGTGAACACAAGCCTGATATCTTGCATAGTGATTTTGTCAGCCATTGGCACAATTTACAGTATGGGCGACTCTGTCAGAATCCTCGTCCCATGGGTCCTGTTCTATACCCTGTTCCAGTGCCACCGATGTATTTACAGGGCCATGTTCCATGGGATGGGCCTGGAAGACCAGCTGCACCAAATGTTAACTGGACACAAATGGTGGGCGGTCAACGAGTATTTCCTGTGATGCCTGTACAACCGGCTACAGAAAGAACTGGTGTTTTTCAGCACTACGGTGAAGATGCACCCAGATACCGTGGAGGCACAGGAACCTACTTGCCAAATCCTGTAAGAACCTTATCTTGCATCATGCATAGAGAGCCTGTTAGTAATAATATATTGTGGAAAAACTGAACAAGCTTGATTCTTTATTGTATTACAGCATTGCAATTTAATACGTGGTTAGCTGAGAACATCAACATTATCAATGTACTTATATCAAACTTTGCTTTCTGAACTTCATACTCATTCCAGCTTGTTGAACAGCTGTTATGAGCTTGAGATTATTGGCCATCCATGCCCTGTTCTTTAACAATCTAGTTCAAAAAGGTTACACAATCAGAAATAAATCTATGAGATGTGACTCTGGGGTCCAAAGATTTTAGACTTGGTAGAACTAAACCGAATACATGAGATGTGACTTCGACACtactataaatgaggaagatgTTAGTTTGGAAGGTCAAGTAGTGGCTAGGAAGGATACCTTTGAGTATTTAAGATCAATGCTATAGAGAGACAGGGATATTGATGAAGATGCTAGCCATAGACTAAGTAGGGTGGATGAAGCATCCGACGTTCAATGCGATTGAAGGGTACACCAAAACTAAAAGGCAAGTTGTGTAGGACAGGGATTAGAACTGCTATGTTGTATGGTGCAAAATGTTGGCCTAAAGAACATGTTAAGCAGAGAAGTCTTGTAGAAATGCATATGCTGTGTTCGATTTGTGGCCATACAAGAAGGGATCGAGTTTGGAACTATGATGTACATGATAAGCTAGGGGTAGCACCAATTAAAGAAAAGTTTGTTCAACGGTGACCTTCAGATATGCTAGTGCGGATTGGTATcctaaggctgtctccagcagacTGTGCATATGGTCGTGCAAAACACTGTTTTATACTGTAGACTGCATTGTTTACAGAGTGAAATTTGAATTAGAAGATGGGATGAGAGATATGATGAGTAAGCTGCTGGAGACAACCTAAGGCCCGGTACAATGGGAAAAGATGTAGGGGAAGGCCAAAGTTGACATGGGAAAAGACAATAAAAAGAGACTTGAAAGGATGAAATATAACCAACGATTTAGCCTTGATTATAAGTGCATGAAAAACAGCTACCTATGTGCTTGGACCTTGACTTGTTGTTTctattgggtttcaactctagtctACCCCATCTTGCTTGAGATTAAAAGACCTTTTGCTGTAATTAGAAATAAAATTGTTGTATATCTTATTACATAGAGCGAGAGGACAAAAAGGTCCATGTTTATCTAGAGGCTGGAAAATAATTGAGTCATTGAAAATGTGATTGGATGGGTCTTGATCATCCCATCCATTTCGAATTTGTTTCCGCCCTTCTCTATTTTCTTTTCCGTTATTTTTACTGAATTTTAGGATTTGTCTCATCAATCCAAACCCACAAATGCCCCTTTAGATGATTCAACTGCTCAACTCGAGATTGTAACTATTCATAGTTCTGTTGGATTCTGTCAGTTTGGTAAAATTCAAAGTTTAAACTTGCTAATAACTTATAAGATTTATGAGTCTACCTTCAAAATTGATGGGAGGATTCCCTTTATCACAACATGAGTTTCTTAGAGCTTGAGGCCCAGGATCTAGACACAAACAGTGGCTGTTTTTTTATCAACTTGCTAGCTTGGAGTTGCTTATTGGTGAAATTGGTCTTTGGTAGTGCTAACTTGTTTTAATAACATCATCCAAAATCATCATGCTGAAGTTCGTGTACTAGGAACAGTTTTGCCGGGACCAGTTATCATCCTGTAACTATGAATTAATTGTGCTGGTGCTTCTGAGTACTAAATAAGGATGCACCCTGGACGAACTTGACCAGAACTACTCTGAGATCCACCAAAACTTGACCAGAACTAAGCCGTCTTTTTTAAATGGTCTTCAATCGACTTGAAAGCCATGTATCACTCACAGACAGCATGAAACCATAGTATTGTaactcggccggggagggaaagaccgtcCTTCCGGTATTATATTAACAAGAGGCCGAAAGATGGTCTCGaccgagaaaatccccgaaccttGGCCCCCCATCACTAGTGGGCCGTCACGGACGTAACCTGGGAGCGGGCGGGGcacaacgaggggatttttttaaccaaaccAAAAATTCGCCCCGAGGGAGATCGAACCCTGGACCTGAGGTGCTACCTTGAAGCCTTAACCATtgcgctagaggccctttcgcaaacCATAGCATTGTAACTTTCCGGCATTTAGGTTGGAGCTTCCCCCTACCCCTGTACACTGGTAATAGTTAAGGTGCACATACTAGGATAGTACAATGGTTGAAAATGTTTAATCACCAATAAATGAATCACAACCTAATTGTGCTGTCTAGTTTATTGGACTTTTGAGTTGCCACATGAAGAAAACTCAGTCCATTTCGTGACCGAATTAAGATATATTACTGGATTATGTGTGATATAGGTTTTCTTATGGTGGTTCTACCTTTTGTCCGTCTTGGGTCATGACACTTTCATTTCCATGTTTTGCAAGAGATAGATTTATTAAACCAATGATTTATGAAATTGATTGTCTGGACTGTGGAATACTAAGCTGTCAATTCTATGGCTTCTGTTCAGAAGGTTCATTTTAGGGACCGACACTCAAATTCAAGAAACTACAGAGGAGGTTATAATGGTGACAGGGGTGACTATAATGATAAGGAGGGAAGCTGGATAAACTCAAAACAACGAAATCCAAACCGCGGCTATGGACGTAGCCAGTCAGAGAGGTCCGGCATGAGGTCTGATAGACAGGTCACTGATGAGAGCCGGTCTGATAGGCAACGACGAACTTATAGAAATGACTCGTACCGGCATGAGGCAAGCTCTCAGTATCTTGTGCAGGGCCAACCTTTTGGATCCACAAGCTCTATGCGCAAACCAGGAAACACAGTGCATGGGGTTTATACACCACCATCTACGTATTCAAATGGTACCAGTGCTTTATCTGGCCCTCCAGGACCACCATTTTTTATGGTGTACTCTTATGAACAAGGCTCAAATCATGCTGCTTCCTCATCTGAACCAATTGAATTTGGATCTCTTGGGCCACTTCCTGCAGCAGATGGTGATGACATACCAAGGTCGACACGCCAAGTAATGCCTAATGGGTTTTATGGGCAAAGACGTGGTCGATATAGGGGTGGTTCCTCTCATTCATCTCCTGATCAACCATCCTCGCCTCAGCCTCGTCGGTAATATTTTTATTATATTCTTTGTTTATCACTATTTTATTTTCAATGTTTTAGTATGAGCAGTCTGAAAAATTCACATCATGAATCTGTAGCAAAATTTGATGTTATCTGTAAAAAAACAACTCATCATGCTTTCATCTATATTAGCAGAATAAATGCATTACTGCAGTTGTCAATAGTAAGTTACCTGCCCTATAGCTAAAATTGACAGACAATGATGGATCGCTGAAAATTCAAATTTGTTAAATTCTCGCGCATTGAAGAATCTGGCACATGAACATGCAGCTGTGTGCAAATTAGACAGGGCAGGCATGGATTAAAGAAAAAGGCTGCTTCATATTTCATGTTGATAAAAAAGTATAAAATATTATATTCATGGCACAGAAAAAAATTCCAAATCATTTTATTTTCATTCCTCAGTGGGTCTTTCAGAGTTCAATGACAATAGTCATTCTCTTATGGTTACTTTGTCCCATTGGTGATAATGGCTTGTGTGTGCTCATTTTTGGTTGCCTGTGGCCTACATGAAGTGCAAAGTATGCACATTGCACAAAGCGTGTTGAGCTGACACTCATTGCTGTTACAGTAGTTAGCAAATTGGCTCCTGGTATCTAGTTTCAAAGGTATAAATTAGCGCAAAACCACATCAAACTAGTACcacatcaaggattatgattgccATCATTTATGCAGGTTGCTTCTATGAGTTGATTTATGTATATGCCTGCAAGTATTTAGCACCATTTGTTGTGCTGAAATTTCTGTTTCTTTTTGCTTTGAAGGTAGTTGAGTCTTCGTATGATGGCTTGATCACTTCGTATGAAACCTTGCGATAGCAATATTTTGGTCCACCCCTTGTGATCACATCCTGCATGGGTGAAGATGGTTGGGCCTTCAGCAGCCACAAAAAAAGTATATGCCCTAGCTGGCTTGTTGGTGCTCTGTGATTCTCAGAAGCACTGAATTGTGAATACCATCAAAAGAGGCATCAATTTACCGGCAGGTTATTTTACCAGTCACAATGATGCTTCCTGGAATCAAAATAACTATCTTCCGAACAAATCATGGAACCTTCAATCCTATAATATCTTCATACAGAAATCAGAACTGAACTGAAGGTTATGAGCAAGGATGAACTGTGTTCCGGCCGTCCCGTTATATGAATTGTGTCAAGGGTAATAACAATATTAGTTTGGATGGAGCAGGAACAAGCATTGCTGCATTGGAAACAATCTGGAATGCTTTGGGCTTTAAATCCCGTACCGTTTTTAGGTAGGATTAAGCTCATGTAACACAGCAAACTTTTCACTTAGATGCACTATGAATCAAGTGAATCGTAGGAAACGGATTCTCGTGCTGAAGGGAGGGATGACTCCAGAATTTACTCTTAAGGCACGAGTAAAAAAGTTATCCATGTCAATCTTCCTCGTTTCCTTTCCATGTGTGCTGTGTGTTGGGATGTTCGCATGTTTCTCTGCCCGCGTGTTGGTTTTCAGGGCTGTTTCATCTATGATCATTCAGTTATGCAGAGAGCGGCAGCTTTATAGGTTACATCAGTGTTAAAAAAATAAGAGGAATTTAGGGATCTTAAGAATCAGTGTAGCTGGTAATTTGCTCGTGCTAAATGCATTTTACAATGGGTACATATGTATTGCAAATTCTGAGCTCGCATGATGTTGGTGAACATTCTCGCACTCCCAGTGGCCTATGGGCTGGTCTACATTGTTTGCGTATTTCCCTTGGTAATCAGGGTATGACGAGTAAAATGGCCATTCCCTGGACTGCTACAGTGGCGAAGTGTGCCCATACTTCGTCTGTTGAAACTGAATGACGTCCTCAGCTCGCTACTCTGCTCCAGCTCTCTTCTTGAGCTCCGAAATGAAGTCCTCCCTCTCCTGGTCTGACATGCCCTCCGTGGAGCAGTCCCCGACGCCCCACTCGGCGCCCCGCAGACAGTACTTGTCCTGGATCATCCTCTCGTTCCTGCAAAAAACACAGGTTCAGCGCTGGAAATGCATCACCAGAGAGATCCCAAGAACCGAATAAAAGACTACGTTTTTACTTCTCTTTGTTCTTCCTGCTCTTCTCGAGCAGGTCCTGCAGCACCTTGGACTTCTTGAACCTGTTATCGAACTCGGTGTACTTCTTCTGGTTCTCCGCTTGAGAGCGAAACAGGGAGACATGGTTTCCATGAGTCAGAAAAGGCCCGGAATGGTAAAACGCTTGCAGCAAGAACAAGTCCTTGGCCTCCACAAGAACTCAGCAGGTAACTCAGGATCTCAACTAACCATTCCATTTCTCCAGGAACTCGAGCCGGGGGAGGTCGGGGCCGGGAGTCGACTCCAGTCCCGAGAAACCGGACAGGATGCCGGCGTTCACTGCAGTTCGCGAACAAAATGTTCCGGGCATTATTAGTCTGGAAGCACCGGCGGCGAATCTTCGAATGTTTTACGTTCCATCAAGTGTGCCTGACTCTGATGCTGTGTTGCACCGGTGTCGCTAGCAAGTGCGCCGTGCCGGTGAGCAAGACTGCAAGAGTAGCCGTACCTGGACTGGACCAGAGGAAGAGCGAGAGCGAGACAGCCGCCGCAGGGACAGCCAGAGACACCCGGCCTGTCATCGCTGGTGGCGGGGCGGCGCTGCATCGCCCCTTGCCCTTCGGGTTCGGCGGTGCTGCGGCGGCCGGGGGCGCGGCGGGGAGGCCGAGCATGGCTAGCTACTTCGCTTGCTGGTAGCCTGACAGTATGCTAAGGCCCAGCAATGCGAAGGAGGATGCATCATGGATGGATT
It encodes:
- the LOC103639449 gene encoding uncharacterized protein isoform X2, with product MGMVPNGLLPSASAGMTRRLDPERWAVAEDRTAELIACIQPNVYSEGRRLAVYHYVQRLIMNCLSCQVFTFGSVPLKTYLPDGDIDVTAFSNSEELKEIWANLVRDALEREEKDENAEFHVKEVQYIQAEVKIIKCLVENIVVDISFNQVGGLCTLCFLEEIDNLISQNHLFKRSIILIKAWCFYESRILGAHHGLISTYALETLVLYIFHIFNNSFTGPLEVLYRFLEFFSNFDWEKFCLSLWGPVPISSLPDMTAIPPRMDSGELLLNKSFLDTCSSAYGVVPHTQENQGQPFVSKHFNVIDPLRTNNNLGRSVSKGNFFRIRSAFAYGAKRLGKLLECPKEALIPELNQFFTNTWIRHGSGSRPDVPIPSLVDVRPMKVVSSVVSSSQRSLAAFKKKVENPKLHVNQDNLRPNQDNLTGVGDIHYRNLPRTVNPSVSHVQHQKSYTPQGNAKVSEQLERNNSDGLMQSARDKRVPNGLFVNDRNGQNRSRFARTRSSPELTDSSTEGFRGRRTNAVGMEKSFGVDYSRRNILIPEVSSNHSTKSSQDESVSSMNGSSHPSALAASDSNSVSSSFRDDNGFVMNEELPSVSESSDMHHDEQVLANLMESMKLHGFNGQIQLPMQIPSHLSVAHPPLLAPTTYSQKHLAGVPPANLIGTPWLPNMQFLHGFVPPMAHYIHNPNFAPNIEDGTETEKPNTSDVNHDAGKTWQEYGVGFSRHFDPEARDPHFYGIDGKEHSSLPNGVPGAPLERQMKFTVENNVVGDETYTGMFQIHTGREPAVDYSKRSGYGNVPSSHASSSKGKTLDSSSWDEMTVNTTIPPRENWGKRPAFVAPATTTHGNTGWQMGNITEHLAAEVNDGPRNGTVVPIITEASEIVTGSDSFSSKSRTSQVPNELDPSQVGMPNPVFTPFLIGSPQHRQADSSGLTFVPTGPPVPFVVLPFVPGNNDGSGPQFERSEGIDQLPANTVGQFFGSLNDVHQQDSSAISTVSSSTMTEPSGEHKPDILHSDFVSHWHNLQYGRLCQNPRPMGPVLYPVPVPPMYLQGHVPWDGPGRPAAPNVNWTQMVGGQRVFPVMPVQPATERTGVFQHYGEDAPRYRGGTGTYLPNPVHFRDRHSNSRNYRGGYNGDRGDYNDKEGSWINSKQRNPNRGYGRSQSERSGMRSDRQVTDESRSDRQRRTYRNDSYRHEASSQYLVQGQPFGSTSSMRKPGNTVHGVYTPPSTYSNGTSALSGPPGPPFFMVYSYEQGSNHAASSSEPIEFGSLGPLPAADGDDIPRSTRQVMPNGFYGQRRGRYRGGSSHSSPDQPSSPQPRR
- the LOC100191635 gene encoding uncharacterized protein LOC100191635, whose translation is MLGLPAAPPAAAAPPNPKGKGRCSAAPPPAMTGRVSLAVPAAAVSLSLFLWSSPVNAGILSGFSGLESTPGPDLPRLEFLEKWNAENQKKYTEFDNRFKKSKVLQDLLEKSRKNKEKNERMIQDKYCLRGAEWGVGDCSTEGMSDQEREDFISELKKRAGAE
- the LOC103639449 gene encoding uncharacterized protein isoform X1, which encodes MGMVPNGLLPSASAGMTRRLDPERWAVAEDRTAELIACIQPNVYSEGRRLAVYHYVQRLIMNCLSCQVFTFGSVPLKTYLPDGDIDVTAFSNSEELKEIWANLVRDALEREEKDENAEFHVKEVQYIQAEVKIIKCLVENIVVDISFNQVGGLCTLCFLEEIDNLISQNHLFKRSIILIKAWCFYESRILGAHHGLISTYALETLVLYIFHIFNNSFTGPLEVLYRFLEFFSNFDWEKFCLSLWGPVPISSLPDMTAIPPRMDSGELLLNKSFLDTCSSAYGVVPHTQENQGQPFVSKHFNVIDPLRTNNNLGRSVSKGNFFRIRSAFAYGAKRLGKLLECPKEALIPELNQFFTNTWIRHGSGSRPDVPIPSLVDVRPMKVVSSVVSSSQRSLAAFKKKVENPKLHVNQDNLRPNQDNLTGVGDIHYRNLPRTVNPSVSHVQHQKSYTPQGNAKVSEQLERNNSDGLMQSARDKRVPNGLFVNDRNGQNRSRFARTRSSPELTDSSTEGFRGRRTNAVGMEKSFGVDYSRRNILIPEVSSNHSTKSSQDESVSSMNGSSHPSALAASDSNSVSSSFRDDNGFVMNEELPSVSESSDMHHDEQVLANLMESMKLHGFNGQIQLPMQIPSHLSVAHPPLLAPTTYSQKHLAGVPPANLIGTPWLPNMQFLHGFVPPMAHYIHNPNFAPNIEDGTETEKPNTSDVNHDAGKTWQEYGVGFSRHFDPEARDPHFYGIDGKEHSSLPNGVPGAPLERQMKFTVENNVVGDETYTGMFQIHTGREPAVDYSKRSGYGNVPSSHASSSKGKTLDSSSWDEMTVNTTIPPRENWGKRPAFVAPATTTHGNTGWQMGNITEHLAAEVNDGPRNGTVVPIITEASEIVTGSDSFSSKSRTSQVPNELDPSQVGMPNPVFTPFLIGSPQHRQADSSGLTFVPTGPPVPFVVLPFVPGNNDGSGPQFERSEGIDQLPANTVGQFFGSLNDVHQQDSSAISTVSSSTMTEPSGEHKPDILHSDFVSHWHNLQYGRLCQNPRPMGPVLYPVPVPPMYLQGHVPWDGPGRPAAPNVNWTQMVGGQRVFPVMPVQPATERTGVFQHYGEDAPRYRGGTGTYLPNPKVHFRDRHSNSRNYRGGYNGDRGDYNDKEGSWINSKQRNPNRGYGRSQSERSGMRSDRQVTDESRSDRQRRTYRNDSYRHEASSQYLVQGQPFGSTSSMRKPGNTVHGVYTPPSTYSNGTSALSGPPGPPFFMVYSYEQGSNHAASSSEPIEFGSLGPLPAADGDDIPRSTRQVMPNGFYGQRRGRYRGGSSHSSPDQPSSPQPRR